The nucleotide window CATAACGTTTAGCTATTTCTATCGTCGCCCAAGTGACGGCAGGTGCGGTATCTTTCCCCTCTGGTTCTAAAAGTAGATTGCTCTCTGGTAGCTGGGGAAGCTGATTTTTGACCTGTGCGGCTAGTTGAACGGAAGTAACTACCCACACACCAGACCAACCATTACAAAGGGGTAGAAGGCGCTCTGCGGTCGCTTGCAGCAAACTTTTACCGCTACCATCGAGGCAGAGGAATTGTTTTGGTTTGTCTTTACGGCTTAAGGGCCAAAATCTTTCTCCTTTACCTCCAGCCAAGATTACAGGAACAAATGGTTGATTCATTTTACGTAACGTATTTAATTTACTAGTTGAGATTAAGGAAGAAGGAGGAAGGAAGAAGCTAAAATAAATCTGGGGAGGGCGGGTTTTGTTTGATATTGATAACTTCGCCTGAATTTACTTGCTCAACCCGCCCCTACAGACCTGCATCTACAAATCTGCCCCTAAATTACCGATTACCCGAAATAATTGTGCCACTTTATCTAAATCTTTGTTTCCAGGTGCCTTTTCTACTCCACTAGATAAATCTATCCCATGAGGACGGACTTGTTCTATCGCTTGGCGAGCATTTTCTGGGGTTAAACCACCTGCTAATAGCCAAGGAGAAGGGGAATTAAATTCTTTGAGGATGTTCCAGTCGATTGTAATTCCTGTTCCTCCTAGCATTTGTGGGTGGTAGGCATCAAGGAGGAATGTATCAACAAAATTGAAGTAAGCAGGGATTTGAGATAAATATTCAGCGTTTTTCAGTCTGAAGGCTTTAATGATTTCTACTTCTGGCAACTTTTCCCGCAATTCTTGACAAAACTCTGGTGACTCACTTCCGTGTAGTTGTACCCCAGACAAAAGAGTTTGTGAAACTACTTGGGTAATTTCCGCTATGGTGGCTTCAGCAAAAACGCCGATACAGTCAATCTTGCTAGGTAAAGCCTGAATTACCGATTTAATCTGAGAAGATGTCACATAGCGGCTACTGCTAGGAACGCAGATAAAACCTAAAGCTGTAGCACCGAGTTGAGTGATCGCCACTCCCTGATCTACTTTGGTAATACCACAAATTTTGACTCTCATCCCAGTCACTTTCAATGTTAATTATTAAGACAAATTTCGATTAGTTACTAAGACATTAATATAATTTTCTCTTGTTTGAAGATCTAAAATTTAGGAGAACTACATTAATGATCGTAAGTTTGCTAGCTGAAGCTGGAGCAGTTCCCTACACCGCCGGTTGGTCTCCCTCTGTTGCCATTATTATGATCCTTTTCAATATTTTTGGCGTATTTTTGGCTGCCAAAACTGTCCAGAATCCTGGAGTGGGTACACCATTGGCGTTACCTGGCATTGCTGAAAAATTCAGTGTAGCCCAATTACTGGCTGGAACTGCATTTGGTCATATTCTTGGTACTGGGGTGATTCTTGGTTTGGCTACCACAGGAGTTCTCTAAGTTTTGATGAGTGCGATCGCACTCTTTGAGCCAAAAAGCCTCTGTGGATTACAGGGGCTTTTTTAGAAGAGACAAAGCACCTCGCTGTGCCGAAGTGCTTTGTCTATCCAGAAGTTCGATCTCTATGACTCCATTTTCAGTCTCTATTAGAGATTGGAGAGCCAAAAGCCACAACCAAGAAAGATACCGCTTAAAAAGTGCCAAGCAACGGCGATAAACTTCAAGTTACTGACTTTTTCTGGGAGATCGTGATATTTCTTGGCGTGTTGAAACAGGGCGATCGCCAAAGGCGCAGCAGCGAAAATAGCAATGGTAGTCCAGGGAAAGATGCCACAGAGGATGAATATGATGGTTAATCCGTAAATACTCATCCCGTACCAGGGTAATAAATTTGCTGCTTTTTGGGTGCCCAACCTGACAATGGGAGATTTTTTTCCAGCTTGGCGATCGTCTTCTAGCTGGTGAAAGTGAGAGCAAAATAAAATTAAACTAGTGGCAATTCCTACAATGAGAGAAGCCGCCAAATTTTGCCCAGACCAAGCTTGAGTTTGACTATAATAAACCGCAGATCCCAATAAAGGACCATAAGCAATTAAACAAATAATTTCGCCCAATCCTTGATAGCCTAAACGAAAAGGAGGACCTTGATAGCTATAGGCTAAGATACATCCTGAAATAGCGATCGCGCTCACTGTAATATCTTTTTGCCACCAAGAAATCGCCGCACTTGCTAATAACCCGCCCACTAAACATAGATTCCCTAACCAGAAAATTAGACTTCTATTTCCAGTTAGGTTAACTATAGAAGAAGCTTTATTAATATCAATACCTGTTTGGGCATCAAAGACATCGTTACTCAAATTTACCCAAGCCAAAATCAGCACGGAAGAAATTAAAAAAGTTAGGCAAATTTTGAGATCGATTGCGCGATCGGCAGCCATAGCTACAGCAGTGCTTACCCAAACCGGAATTACAGCTACACTATACATTGGAGGTTTGAGGGCTGCCATCCATAATTTTTTCCGGCTAGGCGGTTCGAGAATACTAGTTGTCATTCCCTGGTATCGAATAATTAGTTAACTTTTGGCTACTAAAACAATGGGTGTTTTTTGTCAATACTAATCAATATATATTTGTATATATTTGTTTTTTTGGTCAGTAGCGACTTGTCGTGTTTAGATGGAGAATAAGTAAACGATCTAGTCACTCTAGCTATACCACGGTTTACAATTCTCAATCATCGATTGGTAACAAAATTTAAGAAATTTTGGTATTCTGCCTGCTATGACAGTCACACCATTACGTCCTCACCGATTTCAAGACTATGATGAACTGCATCAGTTTCTTTTACTATGCCAACAAAATCTTCATCACAAAGAGCAAAGTAAAATTATTAGCATTTCTCTAGAAGTACCGGCGATCGATCCATTGGTAATACTAGAAAAAATGGCTCAACCGGAGAGGCTAAGTTTTTATTGGGAACAGCCAGAAAAGTCAGAAGCGATCGCCGCTATTGATGCAGTTACTTATTTAACTGTAGCAGGTGATTCTCGATTTCAAGCAGCAGAAGAATTTATGGCTGAGTGTCTCGAAAAAACCACTATTGTTGGAGATAAAAATCATCGCTGGTTAGAACCACTTTTCTTCTGTATTTTTACCTTTTTAGATCGAGTGACTCAACCTCATCCTCCCTTTCTCCCAGCGACAGTTTTTTTGCCGAAGTTACAGGTATTTCGTCGCGGAAATACAGGCGGCTTAGTAGCTAACCTTAAAGTAGATAAAAAAACCAATATAGATGCATTAACTAAACAAACTTGGCAGCAATTTCAGCTTGTCAAAAAGCAGGGTAATTCTGTTGGCAATAGATTGACTAAATCTAGCTACAAGCCTTCAATTCAGATTGTAGATAGAGAGAGCGATCGCTTCAAATCTGGGGTAAATTCCGCCTTAGAATTAATCAAAAATAATCAGATTTCCAAGATAGTTTTAGCCCATTGTATTGAAGTTATTGTCTCCGAAAAAATCTCGGTAGTCGAGTGTTTAAATAAGTTACGAGATCGCCACCCTGACTGTTACATTTTTGCCGCAAATAATGGTAAAGGACAAGTCTTTTTAGGGGCAAGTCCCGAAAGATTAATTAGTATTAAAAATGGGCAATTGATCGCAGATGCTTTAGCCGGATCGGCACCTAGAGGAAAGACACCTACTCAAGATGCAGAATTTGCCAACTTACTGCTGAGTAGTGAAAAAGAACGAAGAGAACACCATGCCGTTTTAGAGTTTATTACCGATCGCTTGCAAAAACTTGGTTTAACACCTCAAGCAGCAGAAGTACCCCAGATTTTACCCTTAGCTAATATTCAGCATATCTGGACACCAATTCAAGCTCAAGTTACTCCCAAAGTTCACCCATTGCAAATTATTTCTCTCCTCCATCCTACCCCCGCCGTAGCTGGTACTCCTACCAAAATAGCTTGTCAGCACATCCGTCGGTTTGAACCCTTTGAACGGGGTTTATACGCCGCACCGTTGGGATGGATCAATCATCAAGGAGACGCAGAATTTATTGTTGGGATTCGTTCGGCACTAGTGGAAGGCGATCGCGCTAAACTTTATGCAGGTGCTGGGATTGTGGCTGGTTCCGATCCCGAACAAGAATTTGCGGAAATTCAACTCAAACTGCAACCGTTGCTGAAAGCATTAGTTTAACTGGAAATTTGAACCAATTTTGCTATTGGAAAGTTATTGTCTTTTCAATAAGAGTTTAATTATGGTTTAGCACTAGAAGCGAGAGTTGGAGTGGATGATAAATTATTTTTATAAGTATTTGGATAACTAGAAGGTATAGTCAAACTGATATCTACTTGATAGTTGCTATCTGTAACCCCTGGTGCTGGAATTACTTGAATTTGATAGTCTCCTGTAGCTGGTAGAGTACCTTGCCACTTAGATACTAATTGTGAGGGGCTATCTAGATTGACTTCTTTGGGAGGTAAAACTGTCAGTACTACGCCACCTTTAGCAATAGCTGCCTGAAGTTGGTGTCCTTTTTGACCACTAACTACATAAGTAATTACTTGATTAGCTTTGACGTTACCTATGGGCGATAAAATTTGTCCTTGTAAGACATTTAGCCTTTGGGGTTGTCCTTCTGAAGGCGTAGATGTATCGCCTGGAGCATTAAATTGAGTAATAGAAGGTGTAGGCTGTAACTGCCCCGATCTTGTGGGTTTACTGATAGACATTTGCCCAAACAAGACTAAGGGGATGAGCGCTACAGCTACCATACCACCCCCCAGGATCAAGCCCACAGTCCAAGGGCTATCCCAAAGAGGATTTCTTTGCCGTTGATAGGTTCCACGAGTAATTGGTTTTGAGGAAGACTTGACAGCAGGTTGTCTGCTGACAGAAGAAACCATAGCTGGAGGAGTGGAGGTTCTGGGAGGTAAGGAATTACCCGCTAAACCTTCGATTGAGCGCAAGGCTTGGGCGACTTCTGTAGCCGATGAATATCGCTGATTAGGGCGATGACTGAGCATCCGATTGAGGATTTGACCAAACCAAGGACTAAGACCAGGAAGCCACTGATGCCAACGCCAAGTCATTGTAGATTGATCTAGTAAAGCTTCGGGTTTTCTACCAGTCATTAAGACTACGGTAGTCACA belongs to Merismopedia glauca CCAP 1448/3 and includes:
- a CDS encoding phosphoribosylanthranilate isomerase, which codes for MRVKICGITKVDQGVAITQLGATALGFICVPSSSRYVTSSQIKSVIQALPSKIDCIGVFAEATIAEITQVVSQTLLSGVQLHGSESPEFCQELREKLPEVEIIKAFRLKNAEYLSQIPAYFNFVDTFLLDAYHPQMLGGTGITIDWNILKEFNSPSPWLLAGGLTPENARQAIEQVRPHGIDLSSGVEKAPGNKDLDKVAQLFRVIGNLGADL
- the psaK gene encoding photosystem I reaction center subunit PsaK; translation: MIVSLLAEAGAVPYTAGWSPSVAIIMILFNIFGVFLAAKTVQNPGVGTPLALPGIAEKFSVAQLLAGTAFGHILGTGVILGLATTGVL
- the menA gene encoding 2-carboxy-1,4-naphthoquinone phytyltransferase encodes the protein MTTSILEPPSRKKLWMAALKPPMYSVAVIPVWVSTAVAMAADRAIDLKICLTFLISSVLILAWVNLSNDVFDAQTGIDINKASSIVNLTGNRSLIFWLGNLCLVGGLLASAAISWWQKDITVSAIAISGCILAYSYQGPPFRLGYQGLGEIICLIAYGPLLGSAVYYSQTQAWSGQNLAASLIVGIATSLILFCSHFHQLEDDRQAGKKSPIVRLGTQKAANLLPWYGMSIYGLTIIFILCGIFPWTTIAIFAAAPLAIALFQHAKKYHDLPEKVSNLKFIAVAWHFLSGIFLGCGFWLSNL
- a CDS encoding isochorismate synthase, whose amino-acid sequence is MTVTPLRPHRFQDYDELHQFLLLCQQNLHHKEQSKIISISLEVPAIDPLVILEKMAQPERLSFYWEQPEKSEAIAAIDAVTYLTVAGDSRFQAAEEFMAECLEKTTIVGDKNHRWLEPLFFCIFTFLDRVTQPHPPFLPATVFLPKLQVFRRGNTGGLVANLKVDKKTNIDALTKQTWQQFQLVKKQGNSVGNRLTKSSYKPSIQIVDRESDRFKSGVNSALELIKNNQISKIVLAHCIEVIVSEKISVVECLNKLRDRHPDCYIFAANNGKGQVFLGASPERLISIKNGQLIADALAGSAPRGKTPTQDAEFANLLLSSEKERREHHAVLEFITDRLQKLGLTPQAAEVPQILPLANIQHIWTPIQAQVTPKVHPLQIISLLHPTPAVAGTPTKIACQHIRRFEPFERGLYAAPLGWINHQGDAEFIVGIRSALVEGDRAKLYAGAGIVAGSDPEQEFAEIQLKLQPLLKALV
- a CDS encoding serine/threonine-protein kinase; protein product: MQPTLPPGTCLQKRYRILKTLGQGGFGRTYLAEDRSESQDMCVLKEFFPSGEGSYSLNKSKELFYREAAVLQQIDHPQIPKVRGTFENSKRLFLVQDYAGGKTYAALLTERLKEGKSFNEGEAIEFLLNMLPVLEYIHKKGIVHRDISPDNIILRDRDQLPVLIDFGVVKAGICPTAGQQEVAQGTTVGKVGYSPSEQLQTGQVYPNSDLYALAVTTVVLMTGRKPEALLDQSTMTWRWHQWLPGLSPWFGQILNRMLSHRPNQRYSSATEVAQALRSIEGLAGNSLPPRTSTPPAMVSSVSRQPAVKSSSKPITRGTYQRQRNPLWDSPWTVGLILGGGMVAVALIPLVLFGQMSISKPTRSGQLQPTPSITQFNAPGDTSTPSEGQPQRLNVLQGQILSPIGNVKANQVITYVVSGQKGHQLQAAIAKGGVVLTVLPPKEVNLDSPSQLVSKWQGTLPATGDYQIQVIPAPGVTDSNYQVDISLTIPSSYPNTYKNNLSSTPTLASSAKP